A region from the Clostridium beijerinckii genome encodes:
- a CDS encoding GNAT family N-acetyltransferase, producing MDYITYKYIDYKSKEFEQVIDLRFNILFKPYNKVEKYDYDELDYTSFHLIALDKEKVVGYSRMTNNNGKGKITNVVVSPEYAQRGIGFEMMKRHIIKVEEYNMNILYLNARVDTINFYEKAGFMCKDATFLSEKSGLMLQRMYYKIS from the coding sequence ATGGATTATATTACATATAAATACATAGATTATAAGAGTAAAGAGTTTGAGCAAGTAATAGATTTAAGATTTAATATACTTTTTAAACCGTATAATAAGGTTGAAAAGTATGATTATGATGAATTAGACTATACAAGTTTCCACTTAATAGCATTAGATAAAGAAAAGGTTGTAGGATATTCACGAATGACTAATAATAATGGTAAGGGTAAGATTACCAATGTAGTTGTTAGTCCAGAATATGCACAAAGAGGAATTGGATTTGAGATGATGAAAAGACATATTATTAAGGTTGAAGAATATAATATGAATATTTTATACTTGAATGCTAGAGTGGATACTATTAATTTTTATGAAAAAGCTGGATTTATGTGCAAAGATGCAACTTTTCTATCAGAAAAAAGTGGGTTAATGTTACAAAGAATGTATTATAAAATAAGTTGA
- a CDS encoding ABC transporter — MENLESIISIKDLRMSYGSKTILNGINLEIPRGQIIGYIGTNGAGKSTTIKIMLGILEGYEGKVEILGQDISNGSVEYKKKIGYVPELADIYENLTAYEYISFLGEIYELDQEKLTERATKLMKLFGTNGSMNSRISSYSKGMKQKLLIICSLIHNPDILFFDEPLSGLDANSVMVFKEVMNALAKNGKTIFYSSHIMDVVEKVSDRILLLNDGEIVADGSFEELKNNQKEGSLEEIFNGLTGFNEHADIAKEFVSLVEEV; from the coding sequence ATGGAAAATTTAGAAAGTATAATATCAATTAAGGATTTACGAATGAGCTATGGAAGTAAAACAATACTTAATGGAATAAATTTAGAGATTCCAAGAGGGCAGATAATAGGATATATAGGGACAAATGGTGCTGGTAAAAGTACAACTATAAAGATAATGCTTGGAATATTAGAAGGCTATGAGGGAAAAGTAGAAATATTAGGACAGGATATAAGCAATGGAAGTGTAGAGTATAAAAAGAAAATAGGCTATGTTCCAGAGCTTGCAGACATATATGAAAACTTAACGGCTTATGAGTATATAAGTTTTTTAGGTGAAATCTATGAATTAGACCAGGAAAAACTTACTGAGAGAGCAACGAAGCTTATGAAATTATTTGGAACTAATGGATCTATGAATTCTAGAATATCCTCATATTCAAAGGGGATGAAGCAAAAGCTACTTATAATATGTAGCTTAATTCATAATCCTGATATATTATTTTTTGACGAACCTTTAAGTGGGCTAGATGCTAATAGTGTAATGGTGTTTAAAGAGGTTATGAATGCTCTTGCAAAGAATGGTAAAACTATATTTTATTCTTCACACATAATGGATGTTGTTGAGAAGGTAAGCGATAGAATATTACTCCTAAATGACGGAGAAATAGTTGCAGATGGAAGTTTTGAAGAGCTTAAGAATAATCAAAAAGAGGGTTCATTAGAAGAAATATTTAATGGGCTAACAGGATTTAATGAACATGCAGATATTGCTAAAGAATTTGTTTCTTTGGTTGAAGAGGTGTAA